In Selenomonas dianae, a genomic segment contains:
- a CDS encoding TolC family protein, whose amino-acid sequence MVLNTQGLFAKRLVRALALSAAVGLFAGTASAETVQVDLSRSVQMALESNRTIKQALTDVDAAHASLSQVNRTMGPTLTWQTSANRVGGEAYRGSGVKYNYGNTGTVSLPVYNAALNAQRKAARYGLNAADFALEQTKQSIRLTATTDYFNILQARNLVKVREDTVATLQTHLADVNAQLRAGTVARADVLASEVELANAQQNLTTARNNYEVAVATLNNVIGVPTDTTLDINDELRYTNYDLSLDDCTDYGLLYRADGAAALYALRRAEEGVRAAKAGYQPTVNAAATRSIAGERPFKDDHKSSDTWAAGLSASWNIFDNGVTAAQVDAAKATLRKAEEALAATDEQIRLDVRTAYLNLRAAEQNIETTEKAVSRAEEDYNIARVRYNAGVGTNLEVMRASDNLTTARMNYSTALYNYNMGKAALDNAMGVPVDLDAVRYRAAEEDGQRVQGARAAAQIHEGARFETPKAEGVRPVPVHTPKEPATAAAARVQKANAAYEAEMNR is encoded by the coding sequence ATGGTTTTGAATACACAGGGTCTTTTTGCGAAACGGTTGGTACGCGCACTGGCTCTCTCGGCTGCGGTCGGGCTTTTTGCGGGGACGGCATCGGCGGAAACGGTGCAGGTGGATCTTTCGCGCAGCGTGCAGATGGCGCTTGAGAGCAACCGCACGATCAAGCAGGCTCTGACGGATGTGGATGCGGCGCACGCTTCGCTTTCGCAGGTGAACCGTACGATGGGGCCGACGCTGACGTGGCAGACCTCGGCGAACCGCGTCGGGGGCGAGGCGTATCGGGGCTCCGGGGTCAAATACAACTACGGAAACACGGGTACGGTTTCGCTGCCGGTCTATAATGCGGCGCTGAACGCACAGCGGAAGGCGGCGCGTTACGGGCTGAATGCGGCGGACTTTGCACTGGAGCAGACGAAGCAATCAATTCGCCTGACGGCGACGACAGACTATTTTAATATTCTTCAAGCACGCAATTTGGTGAAGGTACGCGAGGATACGGTGGCGACGCTGCAGACCCATCTCGCGGATGTGAATGCGCAGCTGCGTGCGGGTACGGTGGCGCGTGCGGATGTGCTCGCCTCGGAGGTGGAACTGGCGAACGCACAGCAGAACCTGACGACGGCGCGGAACAACTATGAGGTTGCGGTGGCGACGCTGAACAATGTGATCGGTGTGCCGACGGATACGACGCTCGACATCAACGATGAGCTGCGTTATACGAACTATGATCTCTCCCTCGATGACTGTACGGACTATGGGCTGCTCTACCGCGCGGACGGTGCGGCGGCACTCTATGCACTTAGGCGTGCAGAGGAGGGGGTTCGTGCGGCAAAGGCGGGCTATCAACCGACGGTGAATGCGGCGGCGACGCGCTCGATCGCGGGCGAACGCCCCTTCAAGGACGATCATAAATCGAGCGATACATGGGCGGCGGGGCTGAGTGCATCGTGGAATATCTTCGACAACGGTGTGACGGCGGCGCAGGTCGATGCGGCAAAGGCGACGCTTCGAAAAGCCGAGGAAGCTCTTGCGGCGACGGATGAGCAGATCCGCCTCGATGTGCGTACGGCGTATCTGAACCTGCGTGCAGCAGAGCAGAATATCGAAACGACGGAGAAGGCGGTCTCCCGTGCGGAGGAGGACTATAACATTGCGCGCGTCCGCTACAATGCGGGGGTTGGTACGAATCTTGAGGTGATGCGCGCCTCCGACAATCTGACGACGGCACGGATGAACTATTCGACCGCGCTCTACAATTACAATATGGGCAAGGCAGCCCTCGACAATGCGATGGGCGTTCCTGTCGATCTCGATGCGGTGCGCTACCGCGCGGCAGAGGAGGACGGGCAGCGTGTGCAGGGGGCGCGTGCGGCGGCACAGATCCATGAGGGTGCACGCTTTGAAACACCAAAGGCGGAAGGCGTTCGCCCCGTTCCGGTGCATACCCCAAAGGAGCCGGCGACGGCTGCGGCGGCACGCGTACAGAAGGCGAATGCTGCGTATGAGGCAGAGATGAACAGGTAA
- a CDS encoding ribbon-helix-helix protein, CopG family produces MNAKLIITKRKRGEDGHKTLSIRVREDIINRLDALADETGRSRNELIGLLLDFAIDNSEVVAEK; encoded by the coding sequence ATGAATGCGAAACTCATCATTACAAAAAGAAAACGCGGAGAGGATGGGCATAAGACCCTATCCATCCGCGTGCGGGAAGATATTATCAATCGACTGGATGCTCTTGCCGACGAGACGGGACGCTCACGCAACGAACTCATCGGTCTCCTGCTCGACTTCGCCATCGACAACAGCGAGGTGGTGGCTGAGAAATAA
- a CDS encoding TIGR02530 family flagellar biosynthesis protein, whose product MEIHPAVQGGAEQGSARVGRGQGTSLPKNVFQEVLDAAGSRTKFSSHAKTRIEQRGVDLTADDITRLDAAVDRMAEKGVRDALVYLSRGLAMVVSVKNRTVITALDEASAKENIFTNIDSAAIL is encoded by the coding sequence ATGGAGATACATCCTGCTGTACAAGGGGGCGCCGAGCAGGGAAGCGCACGCGTCGGCAGGGGACAGGGAACGTCTCTACCCAAGAATGTTTTCCAAGAGGTACTTGATGCGGCGGGCAGTCGCACAAAATTTTCCTCCCACGCAAAAACGCGCATCGAACAGCGCGGTGTCGATCTCACGGCGGACGACATCACGCGTCTTGACGCAGCGGTTGACCGCATGGCGGAAAAGGGCGTGCGCGATGCGCTCGTCTATCTGAGCCGCGGGCTTGCGATGGTCGTCAGCGTGAAGAACCGCACCGTCATCACCGCGCTCGACGAGGCGAGTGCGAAGGAAAACATCTTTACGAATATTGACAGTGCTGCAATTTTATAG
- a CDS encoding flagellar hook-basal body complex protein — MMRSLFSGISGLKGHQTRMDVVGHNISNVNTTGFKASRVTFADTLYQTTSGSSAPQGNLGGINPKQIGLGANVASIDTVFGDASVQGTGKNTDVALAGNGLFMVKNNSGTYYTRSGAFEFDANGNYVMSGNGSFVQGWMARENGELVTTEQPGNITIKAGKSMQPQMTTSATYLNNLNADTKGYEIASIVAKFADGTQKALGTYTESSVGEMSLGVTGTTKPIPLEDGVADYPFKTTDKVTLTGIPVKGKALFSTTVTSVETNGANVKVTYEGDKSSVYGIVDSSGNPISVTHTTGTHAIGDISTISGKIAAGGVKTSGSNPGETELTLATATIGGQTFTNVKITVPNPKNFTYADGQTVNFSLVKKKIEADAGAKIHTPNTYSDGTVLDANEATAGAPFTVTQKNQRYIYKGRVDGSEGTIKSVTRKSKQPTEVTLTMKDGQVFTGAVNGEYKVGGMYYPPSVTTFTVYDSLGGAHSVPLTFRKTGANEWDMSLGGSDTYTYKEKNGMEVTATLTKTKLKFDQTGRYVSGDATVSMTYKREGEEEPKPHKVTVSLGALTQYSGSSTIKAESDGNAEGVLKSVSIDKTGTITGVYSNGKIKAEAQLAVAQFNNPAGLTRAGGNFFEISNNSGAANVKTAADLGCTITPSALEMSNVDIADQFSDMIVTQRGFQANSKTITVGDEMLETLINMKR, encoded by the coding sequence ATGATGCGTTCGCTGTTCTCGGGGATTTCGGGGCTCAAAGGCCACCAGACCCGCATGGATGTCGTCGGACACAATATTTCGAATGTCAATACCACAGGCTTTAAGGCGAGCCGCGTGACCTTTGCCGATACGCTCTATCAGACCACATCCGGCTCCTCTGCGCCGCAGGGAAATCTGGGCGGCATCAATCCGAAACAGATCGGGCTTGGCGCGAATGTCGCCTCCATTGATACGGTCTTTGGGGATGCGAGCGTGCAGGGAACGGGCAAGAATACCGATGTCGCGCTTGCGGGCAACGGGCTCTTCATGGTGAAGAATAACAGTGGTACCTACTATACGCGCAGCGGTGCATTCGAGTTCGATGCGAACGGCAACTATGTCATGTCCGGCAACGGCTCCTTTGTGCAGGGCTGGATGGCACGCGAGAACGGCGAGCTGGTGACGACGGAGCAGCCCGGCAATATCACCATCAAGGCGGGCAAGAGTATGCAGCCGCAGATGACAACCTCTGCCACCTATCTGAACAATCTCAACGCCGATACGAAGGGCTATGAGATTGCGAGCATCGTCGCGAAGTTTGCCGATGGAACACAGAAGGCTCTCGGGACATATACGGAGAGTTCTGTTGGCGAGATGTCTCTTGGTGTGACAGGCACGACGAAACCGATTCCGTTGGAGGATGGTGTTGCAGATTATCCATTTAAAACAACAGATAAGGTTACACTCACGGGCATACCCGTGAAGGGAAAAGCGTTGTTTTCGACGACAGTTACCTCTGTTGAGACTAATGGAGCGAATGTCAAAGTGACCTATGAGGGGGATAAATCCTCTGTTTACGGAATTGTTGACAGCTCAGGGAATCCCATCTCCGTCACACATACAACTGGAACGCATGCGATTGGTGATATATCTACAATTTCTGGAAAGATAGCAGCGGGAGGGGTAAAAACCTCAGGCTCAAACCCGGGAGAAACAGAATTGACGCTTGCTACGGCAACAATAGGCGGACAAACGTTTACGAACGTGAAAATCACTGTTCCAAACCCTAAGAATTTTACATATGCAGATGGACAGACGGTGAACTTTTCACTAGTGAAGAAAAAAATAGAAGCTGACGCAGGCGCAAAAATCCATACGCCCAATACATATAGCGATGGTACGGTGCTGGATGCCAATGAAGCAACGGCGGGGGCACCCTTCACTGTTACGCAGAAGAATCAGCGTTATATCTATAAGGGGCGCGTTGATGGAAGTGAGGGGACGATTAAATCAGTCACGCGAAAATCAAAACAACCAACAGAAGTTACTCTCACCATGAAGGACGGGCAGGTTTTTACGGGCGCGGTCAACGGTGAGTACAAGGTCGGCGGAATGTACTATCCGCCCTCGGTGACGACCTTCACCGTCTACGACAGCCTCGGCGGCGCGCACAGCGTTCCGCTGACCTTCCGCAAGACGGGTGCGAATGAGTGGGATATGAGCCTCGGCGGCAGTGATACCTATACCTACAAGGAAAAGAACGGGATGGAGGTCACGGCGACCCTCACAAAGACGAAGCTCAAATTTGACCAGACAGGGCGCTATGTCAGCGGTGATGCGACCGTTTCCATGACCTATAAGCGCGAGGGCGAGGAGGAGCCGAAACCGCACAAGGTCACGGTCAGTCTCGGTGCGCTCACGCAGTACAGCGGCAGCAGTACGATCAAGGCGGAGTCGGACGGCAATGCCGAGGGCGTTCTGAAAAGTGTCTCGATTGACAAGACGGGGACGATTACAGGCGTGTACTCGAACGGCAAGATCAAGGCAGAGGCGCAGCTCGCCGTCGCTCAGTTCAACAACCCGGCGGGACTGACGCGCGCCGGCGGGAACTTCTTCGAGATCTCGAACAACTCCGGCGCGGCAAATGTCAAGACCGCGGCCGATCTCGGCTGCACGATTACCCCGTCGGCTCTGGAGATGTCCAACGTTGACATTGCCGACCAGTTCTCCGACATGATCGTCACACAGCGCGGTTTCCAAGCGAACTCCAAGACCATCACCGTCGGCGACGAGATGCTCGAAACCCTCATCAACATGAAGCGGTAA